attttaattaacatactgattgaaaattagaggactaatatgaaagaggtgcgcgcatcaattgcagctaattagctcccattagcacctgaacctctttataaacccattgggctctaaggaacaccaaactTAACTACTgacgggtttgtttttattattgtttctttataacggtgaaagaagttcacggttggggctgccttggatttaatgatgccgtgttgtcttagatttgggtaattgttgatcttttctctacttttagaaacgttcattttattgtgtgtttctcacttgcgtgtttttttttccaaagcagaataacattgctgttagcagtgttagtcactgaagtttggacgcagaacccccctctaggtacgataacggtcgcttctgcagagctgttctttcagcttcctgtttatttgccggttgtgtgtttttcatgtatcgttgtcttctgcaggctcggtgaggacagaatgtcaagggagtgttatgatgatgatgttggataagtcttttgttggaaagtattttcgtatcaatgtgattggtgagtgatcaattttcttgaatggaaagcttttgatgtatgTTTTTGAAGCGTGTTGACTCGTAATTtaataacctgaattaagtaCAGAGCACTCCTGCGCTGTATGGCATCAACCaggcttcgtttttttttttcaaatacagggtatgaaactcttgcgttggctttaaaagcatgttgctgatcacactaaatagacctgtgctgctacaaccttagtcagatttgttgactgcaagtgcgcAGAATTAGAAATAATTTACTCTAAACCTATTGTTCCGAATGGGCGTATAATTCTACaaatataaatagtttttaaaaaaattgcaaaaagtAGATGGGACGGGGTGGTGGGGGTGTTCACGTTGTTATGTCTCTACATTGTTTGATCATgtgtacagtttcttaaaagGCCAACTGAATTTCTTTCTATAGACAATAAGGGggcgcttgtgtccctctctccaagactggctgcacagtgtggatatagcttaactgttgacttctttggaaatgccaagttccttgcttctgtgctgagctgctttgctcagaacacagtgagtcatcattttatttcttgtaaacttgtttctaatggtgacatgctgggactaactttagcctttgtttccagaatgatgagacctacaagctgacagtacaaatcagtgtcttctcaaacagtgctatgacttcagcttcctcctatgttcagagcatgacatgccgctattctccatgggtggagagggagattctgtgtgaaagaaactacatggaggtaagggctgtcaggatgtgataatgctgttcagtataacttgttgtgttgtgtgggtattttaattgtcattacagaagtgcttcactcatgactaatgtgaattctctttaggtttctgtgagaagaggtgtgccacttattgagccaaactttgttcaagatgatcctgattggtcccttgcataccctgaggtagaatcatgtgactttgcatttgcttcattcacaTCCCATTGGTCTTGCCTAATTGAGGTCTAATCTACTGTCTCATCTAGTTTgaagcaaaatctaacggcccccttaactttaacctgtctcccaagagggtggtcatattggaattgtgtaacatttaaggcattggctttgtaTACATATTCTGTGATTTGTTGTGGTAAAACATGGTTGTGGTGAAGTTAACACTTTCTTGTCAGTGTGTAAgctttgtatttcaaccacttaggtagtggcttcatatgtgcagggttaCAAACCCTTCATGATATACCTTTTTGAAGTCTGTTGTATAGGAGCAATTTCAAGTATTGTCCTAAAGATTGGTACACGGatattaaggtccagtacaaatgaatggctACAAACTCTGCCTGTGTCCGatccagaccacatgctttcacataggctctttcgtacgcagttgtatttgaggatttACTCTGTTCCTTTAGAGACGTTTGGTGATCATATAACGGTTTCAGTGATACATTTCACCCTTCAGttttagttcatgttttattaaacaagccatctgctgtgacaaatcctttagactggggatgctttgtgttcaaactccctattcTAATGGGGTTTTCTctttgctaggcaactgctgctgacaacagcatctggaaaattgtgttccatctcccagcaaatagaaagacaaccatgactgttgctcaggccatgacaaatggctatggcataaacactacaccaagtcgaattctggttagagctgcatacaactccacagaaagccagcctcaggtggtaagtagtctaggcttcattgttctctagtacagtatatccagactatgaaggtagaaaagtcttgcttttgttttagtaaaattccccctcccctctaacagatccaaactgtaccaatggcggTGCTAAggtcaaccaccttttataagcaaagatggatggtcatgatggtggacactgcagttacatgtcctactggtgagtaagcttatTGAGGGTAAtggtgctcaagaactgttctatGTTTTAAGTAtgaattttctataccaagtctatgttcctttctgtcagatggaacagccttcacagaacagatgattacatggaatgttccccgtgttctacctcctcttgttccgacaccacaaattactacccttgatgttcaaatgggagttgatggtcgcaagcttgaccctgcaacgattcataatagagattataaactggatgtcggtccccagctaatcactgtaaaaattcctgtgggagctgatggtggatattataaggtatgtagaagttaaacaacttctaaatccttctcattttaaagcttgcttcctaagatgcttctgtgctttcagagccatgtattggacaacacctatgtgatctcttactctattgaaccaatgctggagcatacctggcaagatgggcctgagaagaccaagtacacagtacttcatccaataaccactcctttcatgcctcggcctCCAGTTGTCACAAACggtatgtagaacttgtccacatgcagtaaatcaaagggatttgttgcagtgctccacttcatagccttcatttaactgcatgctttaatttcagacactgttcctaaagccagagtgttcaatgtgaccctggggacattcctgcctgatgtggagctggtcaaaattatagttggatcggagacgttaactgtgccagaagccaacctaaaaggttacaatgtccaggagcatgtctttcccaatggatccaagacctacactctccaggtgccatttgaggaccccaatgtgaagcaaaaggtaacatcccacctgttcaaccatccaattGCCCTTTGAAAATACTTGCTTCCTGTGGatgtgttgcttgctgtctgactttgggtttaatcctacaaacccatgtttctttcaggtaactcctccagataccagaacctacattctgcccctgacctacttgctgaatatagtgccagagaatacaccctttactcatcctgctgtagttgaagccattctcaaagacatcagtaagtgcctgactgtTTGTGGTCTACAATTACCCTTTTCTgaccaatccagtccattgccctgacaactgctcttcctcttgcagttctacctatagtaactggctactgtgatggtgctgcattctataccatggtaacatatggcaacatgggtcgcaactgggttccttttgtgggctcaagagaacttggtggaagtctgcttgccctgtacaagtataatgccaacgctaccaatttctggatgactgtgccatacaattcagttgatgccacatatgaagtaagtgatggagctttaatgtgtttttagttgtcttgggttcaacacattactgacctgatgtattgtctctgtaggtgatcagttcttcaggcatcagaagcagacttgacttgaccttgaaggatattgggaccatggttgtggtggctgacttctccctgtcctgcagtttccctacaaagatgattggtaactctcctgcgaacaaagcattctttagaatagctgcttttgagattggAAAAAGGCTGCATGaagtggtattgaagctataatctgtttccttaacctggctccaaatgctgtgtttcagattgcttcaccaatggaactatggcagctcttgctgtgaaagtggaatctgtccccagcttgtctccaagtcaactaactctgagggatccaagttgccggcctcttcagtctgatgctatcaatgcggttttctacttcaatgtcaattcctgtggcacaactagaagggttagtattgacacatttaaaaccatattttgaggaggttcaacatattgacaagttGACCAACACCCCTGGATCACtctggggagccatggtgacTGGTGTTTCCATCAgctgaattacttgcatgaaATGTGTacatctgaaggatgccacctttgtattgaactgcttgtccagttgacaaaggtgCTGCGACACATGACTCTTGGtttatggcattgcatgtgctgcctataGACCTTTTTGGGTCAATggcagtgaactggaaggagcgtactaactggggaagaTCCAGTGGTTAGTACGTAGGATGGGACTAAACTAGTACAAGAGTTGataccaattgcagct
This DNA window, taken from Acipenser ruthenus chromosome 35, fAciRut3.2 maternal haplotype, whole genome shotgun sequence, encodes the following:
- the LOC131705150 gene encoding uncharacterized protein LOC131705150, producing MMPCCLRFGITLLLAVLVTEVWTQNPPLGSVRTECQGSVMMMMLDKSFVGKYFRINVIDNKGALVSLSPRLAAQCGYSLTVDFFGNAKFLASVLSCFAQNTNDETYKLTVQISVFSNSAMTSASSYVQSMTCRYSPWVEREILCERNYMEVSVRRGVPLIEPNFVQDDPDWSLAYPEATAADNSIWKIVFHLPANRKTTMTVAQAMTNGYGINTTPSRILVRAAYNSTESQPQVIQTVPMAVLRSTTFYKQRWMVMMVDTAVTCPTDGTAFTEQMITWNVPRVLPPLVPTPQITTLDVQMGVDGRKLDPATIHNRDYKLDVGPQLITVKIPVGADGGYYKSHVLDNTYVISYSIEPMLEHTWQDGPEKTKYTVLHPITTPFMPRPPVVTNDTVPKARVFNVTLGTFLPDVELVKIIVGSETLTVPEANLKGYNVQEHVFPNGSKTYTLQVPFEDPNVKQKVTPPDTRTYILPLTYLLNIVPENTPFTHPAVVEAILKDIILPIVTGYCDGAAFYTMVTYGNMGRNWVPFVGSRELGGSLLALYKYNANATNFWMTVPYNSVDATYEVISSSGIRSRLDLTLKDIGTMVVVADFSLSCSFPTKMIDCFTNGTMAALAVKVESVPSLSPSQLTLRDPSCRPLQSDAINAVFYFNVNSCGTTRRFDNSLLTYENEVLFTSYRLRVACHYLVNDTKVVQFLYQNNPAPVVQPGLGDLAVIMQLALDSTYNDFYGARDYPVVKYLRRPLYFEVELLYSRDPQAELFLENCWATYSVDRNSSPKWDVVVKWSCG